The Microbacterium foliorum genome has a window encoding:
- a CDS encoding DUF7882 family protein, with amino-acid sequence MGYLYYGGSDPIHIDDRPLAHLKVVIATKLRRNESFTLTWRHPDDQPQGRSTVWLHPSIPLRFVFDEPEATSLSRRWIEALAHSANSTGGVMLVDELLDPPEDALSV; translated from the coding sequence ATGGGTTACCTGTATTACGGCGGATCGGACCCGATCCATATCGACGACCGCCCGCTCGCGCATCTCAAGGTCGTCATCGCGACGAAGCTGCGCCGCAATGAGAGCTTCACCCTCACCTGGCGACACCCCGACGACCAGCCTCAGGGTCGCTCCACGGTGTGGCTGCACCCCTCGATCCCCCTCCGTTTCGTCTTCGACGAGCCGGAGGCCACGTCACTGAGTCGCCGGTGGATCGAGGCACTCGCCCACTCGGCGAACTCGACCGGCGGCGTGATGCTCGTCGACGAGCTGCTCGACCCGCCCGAGGACGCACTGAGCGTCTGA
- a CDS encoding helix-turn-helix transcriptional regulator, with protein sequence MRLRTDDATRVESTWKQYVPSAVLHDVDRQRFFFDWHSADLTGASVVRYDLAAEVRSTVQPENQFLVCRIEGPAVRIRSDRADLDASRPWISDGARVHSHWERGARVSAVVFEPTSLQRLARTISGDDTLSLHASDLSPRSASLAAAWDRMFTYLERSLAELDDHDELLRAELDRHAAAATLATFSIAGAPRRQRSAQTSPAPVTVRRALEFIAENAHRPITVDDVATAVHISTRGLQYAFRRALDTTPAERLRQARLDGAHRELRSGAPSTVSAVARRWGFSHPSRFATAYRESFGMLPSQTVAMHGR encoded by the coding sequence ATGCGCCTGCGCACCGATGACGCCACCCGTGTCGAGAGCACCTGGAAGCAGTACGTCCCGTCAGCCGTGCTCCACGACGTCGATCGTCAGCGCTTCTTCTTCGACTGGCATTCGGCAGATCTGACCGGCGCGAGCGTGGTCCGCTACGACCTCGCTGCGGAGGTGCGCTCGACCGTTCAGCCCGAGAACCAGTTCCTCGTCTGCCGGATCGAGGGCCCTGCCGTGCGCATCCGCTCCGACCGGGCCGACCTCGATGCGAGTCGTCCGTGGATCAGCGACGGCGCCCGAGTCCACTCTCACTGGGAGCGCGGAGCGCGGGTCAGCGCCGTCGTGTTCGAACCCACGTCATTGCAGCGACTCGCCCGCACGATCAGCGGCGACGACACACTCTCTCTGCACGCATCGGACCTCTCGCCCCGGTCGGCCTCGCTGGCGGCGGCCTGGGATCGGATGTTCACCTACCTCGAGCGCAGCCTGGCGGAGCTCGACGATCACGACGAGCTGCTGCGTGCGGAGCTCGATCGTCACGCGGCCGCGGCGACGCTCGCCACGTTCTCGATCGCTGGTGCGCCACGACGTCAGCGATCGGCGCAGACGTCGCCGGCACCCGTCACGGTGCGTCGTGCGCTCGAGTTCATCGCCGAGAACGCGCACCGACCCATCACCGTCGACGACGTGGCGACGGCGGTGCACATCTCGACGAGGGGACTCCAGTACGCCTTCCGCCGTGCGCTCGACACCACGCCGGCCGAACGCCTGCGCCAGGCGCGTCTCGACGGTGCCCACCGCGAGCTGCGGTCGGGGGCTCCGTCGACCGTGTCCGCGGTCGCCCGTCGATGGGGATTCTCGCACCCGTCGCGCTTCGCCACGGCCTATCGGGAGAGCTTCGGAATGCTGCCCTCGCAGACGGTCGCCATGCACGGCCGATGA
- a CDS encoding exonuclease domain-containing protein, whose protein sequence is MPQVSSLPHWITRVGVFDLETTGVDVENDRVVTAHVGLLDADGREIAARDWLADPGIPIPDGATAVHGVTTEHARRLGRPVAEVVAQVTGALRSLLSQGVPIVAYNAAYDFSLLAHEARRHGVLPLENPAPVIDPLVIDKAYDRYRPGKRTLEVVAALYAVPLDDAHQASADAVAAGRVAQALARQFVLPDTLDELHTRQIGWARSQAASLTEYFIRIGRLDPDDRLDGEWPVRARRDAEEVDPHAPAHR, encoded by the coding sequence ATGCCTCAGGTCTCGTCCCTCCCCCATTGGATCACCCGCGTGGGCGTGTTCGATCTGGAGACGACGGGTGTCGACGTCGAGAACGACAGGGTCGTCACCGCGCACGTCGGCCTCCTCGACGCGGACGGGCGCGAGATCGCCGCGAGGGACTGGCTCGCAGACCCCGGGATCCCCATCCCCGACGGCGCCACCGCCGTCCACGGCGTCACCACCGAGCACGCGCGCCGCCTGGGCAGGCCCGTCGCCGAGGTGGTCGCGCAGGTCACGGGAGCCCTGCGGTCGCTGCTGTCGCAGGGCGTTCCCATCGTCGCCTACAACGCGGCGTACGACTTCTCGCTGCTGGCACACGAGGCCCGTCGACACGGGGTGCTTCCGCTCGAGAACCCCGCACCCGTGATCGACCCGCTCGTCATCGACAAGGCGTACGACAGGTACCGACCGGGCAAGCGGACGCTCGAGGTCGTCGCCGCGCTGTACGCGGTGCCCCTCGACGATGCGCATCAGGCGTCGGCGGATGCGGTCGCCGCGGGTCGCGTCGCCCAGGCTCTGGCCCGCCAGTTCGTCCTCCCCGACACGCTCGACGAGTTGCACACACGGCAGATCGGATGGGCGCGCTCCCAGGCCGCGAGCCTCACGGAGTACTTCATCCGGATCGGTCGACTCGATCCTGACGACAGGCTCGACGGCGAGTGGCCCGTGCGGGCACGCCGCGATGCGGAGGAGGTGGATCCGCATGCGCCTGCGCACCGATGA
- a CDS encoding alpha/beta fold hydrolase codes for MPVPSPYADRLSRLPVERHEVEVRGGTTAYWTYGPADAATTIIAVHGFRGEHHGLEPVLAYLPEVRVIAPDLPGFGETAPVSGRTYDLDEYVGWLREFSDAVAPGAVILGHSFGSIVAAAAVAGGLETPKLILVNPIGAPALEGPKGIMTRLAVLYYALGARLPEKLGTALLRNRAVVRVMSVTMAKTSDRGLRRFIHDQHDTYFSRFADRDVLRDAFVTSVSHDVSEFASEIATPTLLIAAQRDDITPIEVERELATRFDEATLVEIAHVGHLIHYETPAEAAGAVRRFLRIPVARGR; via the coding sequence ATGCCCGTGCCCTCGCCCTATGCCGACCGCCTCAGCCGACTTCCGGTCGAACGTCACGAGGTGGAGGTGCGCGGGGGCACGACGGCCTACTGGACGTACGGTCCTGCCGACGCCGCGACGACGATCATCGCCGTGCACGGCTTCCGCGGGGAGCACCACGGTCTCGAACCCGTCCTCGCGTATCTCCCCGAGGTCCGTGTGATCGCTCCGGATCTCCCGGGGTTCGGCGAGACCGCTCCGGTGAGCGGGCGAACGTACGATCTCGACGAGTACGTCGGATGGCTGCGCGAGTTCTCGGACGCGGTCGCGCCCGGCGCCGTGATCCTCGGCCATTCCTTCGGGTCCATCGTCGCCGCTGCTGCGGTGGCGGGCGGCCTGGAGACGCCGAAGCTGATCCTGGTCAACCCGATCGGCGCTCCGGCCCTGGAGGGGCCGAAGGGGATCATGACCCGCCTCGCGGTGCTTTACTACGCCCTGGGAGCGCGGCTTCCGGAGAAGCTGGGCACCGCGCTGCTGCGCAACAGGGCGGTCGTCAGAGTGATGAGCGTCACGATGGCGAAGACCTCGGATCGGGGTCTGCGCCGCTTCATCCACGACCAGCACGACACCTACTTCTCACGCTTCGCCGACCGCGATGTGCTGCGCGACGCATTCGTCACCAGCGTGTCGCACGACGTCAGCGAGTTCGCGTCGGAGATCGCCACCCCCACACTGCTGATCGCCGCCCAGCGCGACGACATCACCCCGATCGAGGTCGAGCGTGAGCTGGCCACCCGCTTCGACGAGGCGACCCTCGTCGAGATCGCGCACGTCGGACACCTGATCCACTACGAGACGCCGGCCGAAGCGGCGGGCGCCGTCCGCCGCTTCCTCAGGATTCCCGTCGCGCGAGGCCGATGA
- a CDS encoding Lrp/AsnC family transcriptional regulator, translated as MAGLDRIDLELLAALSDDPRVTIVALAENLGLSRNTIQARMARLEQTGIFQSYERSFSTDVLGFPLQAFVSIGVRQTELPRIITELARIPEVVQAHGLSGSIDLLARVACRDARHLFDTDARILSIEGVERTETSLAMGEVIPFRVAGLIGLARRES; from the coding sequence ATGGCTGGACTCGACCGGATAGATCTCGAACTGCTCGCCGCTCTCTCGGATGACCCGAGGGTCACCATCGTCGCCCTCGCCGAAAATCTCGGCCTCTCGCGCAACACCATCCAGGCGCGTATGGCTCGGCTGGAGCAGACGGGGATCTTCCAGTCCTACGAGCGCTCGTTCTCCACCGACGTGCTGGGCTTCCCGCTGCAGGCTTTCGTGAGCATCGGCGTGCGTCAGACCGAGCTCCCTCGCATCATCACCGAGCTCGCGCGGATTCCCGAGGTCGTGCAGGCGCACGGCCTCAGCGGATCGATCGACCTGCTGGCGCGCGTCGCCTGCCGCGACGCGCGGCATCTGTTCGACACCGACGCACGCATCCTGTCCATCGAGGGCGTGGAGCGCACCGAGACCTCACTGGCGATGGGCGAGGTGATCCCGTTCCGGGTCGCCGGTCTCATCGGCCTCGCGCGACGGGAATCCTGA
- the pdhA gene encoding pyruvate dehydrogenase (acetyl-transferring) E1 component subunit alpha — protein MSPQVTPIADTAQDLELTERMIAPDGQRVANPRLDAFVDDVDAEQLRALHRDMVILRRIDAEGVALQRQGQLGLWAPCQGQEATQIGTARALAARDYVFPSYRETGVIYARGAKPGDYVRMWRGEEGAGHDPEALRVAPLQIIIGAQTLHAVGYGLGILHDEADEVAVTYFGDGATSQGDVNEAMIFAASYGAPVVFVCQNNHWAISEPVSVQSAYPIAGRAPGFGIPSVRVDGNDVLACMAAMRWALAHARAGKGPAYIEAVTYRMGPHTTADDPTRYRPQTELDEWRRRDPISRLEAHLRELGELGDDHVAATQEAADDIAREMRAECLGMVTRPPLAVFDGVYAEPHSGLDRQRDEYAAHLASFEGEA, from the coding sequence ATGTCACCGCAGGTCACCCCGATCGCCGACACCGCGCAGGATCTCGAGCTCACCGAGCGCATGATCGCGCCGGACGGTCAGCGCGTCGCGAACCCCCGACTCGACGCCTTCGTCGACGACGTCGACGCCGAGCAGCTGCGCGCACTGCACCGCGACATGGTCATCCTCCGCCGCATCGACGCGGAGGGCGTCGCGCTGCAGCGGCAGGGCCAGCTGGGGCTGTGGGCTCCGTGTCAGGGTCAGGAGGCCACGCAGATCGGCACGGCTCGCGCGCTGGCCGCGAGGGACTACGTGTTCCCCAGCTACCGCGAGACCGGTGTGATCTACGCGCGGGGTGCGAAGCCCGGCGACTACGTGCGCATGTGGCGTGGGGAGGAAGGCGCGGGTCACGACCCCGAGGCTCTGCGCGTCGCCCCTCTGCAGATCATCATCGGCGCGCAGACCCTGCACGCGGTGGGCTACGGACTCGGCATCCTCCACGACGAGGCCGACGAGGTGGCCGTGACGTATTTCGGCGACGGAGCGACCAGCCAGGGCGATGTGAACGAGGCGATGATCTTCGCGGCGTCGTACGGAGCGCCCGTGGTGTTCGTCTGCCAGAACAATCACTGGGCGATCTCGGAGCCGGTGTCCGTGCAGTCCGCGTATCCGATCGCGGGTCGCGCACCGGGGTTCGGCATCCCGAGCGTCCGCGTCGACGGCAACGACGTGCTCGCCTGCATGGCGGCGATGCGGTGGGCGCTGGCACACGCGCGCGCCGGCAAGGGGCCCGCATACATCGAAGCGGTGACCTATCGGATGGGCCCTCACACGACGGCAGACGACCCGACCCGCTATCGCCCGCAGACGGAGCTCGACGAGTGGCGGCGACGCGACCCCATCTCCCGTCTGGAAGCGCACCTGCGCGAACTCGGCGAACTCGGTGACGACCACGTGGCCGCGACGCAGGAGGCCGCCGACGACATCGCGCGCGAGATGCGCGCGGAGTGCCTCGGCATGGTGACGCGTCCGCCGCTCGCCGTGTTCGACGGCGTCTACGCCGAGCCGCATTCGGGACTCGACCGTCAGCGCGACGAGTACGCCGCCCACCTCGCGTCCTTCGAAGGCGAGGCGTGA
- a CDS encoding alpha-ketoacid dehydrogenase subunit beta: MAAAEMTLGKALGAGLRQAMRDDDRVVLLGEDIGKLGGVFRITDGLLDEFGAKRVIDTPLAESGIVGTAVGLAFRGYRPVVEIQFDGFVYPAFDQIVAQVAKLHYRTQGRVRMPITIRIPWAGGIGAAEHHSESPEAYFVHTAGLRVIAVSNPEDAYRSLRQAIASDDPVIFFEPKRLYHHKGQVDLDAPLADAAPMGLARVVRTGADATLITYGAMVTTALQAAEAAEDEGISLEVIDLRSLSPVDYGTVAASVRKTGRVVVAHEASREAGVAAEVIASITERCFEYLESAPLRVTGHDVPYPPAKLEKYHLPDLDRVLDAVDRVLDRPHSLTGADA; the protein is encoded by the coding sequence ATGGCCGCTGCGGAGATGACCCTCGGGAAGGCGCTCGGCGCGGGACTGCGTCAGGCTATGCGCGACGACGACCGGGTCGTCCTGCTCGGAGAGGACATCGGCAAGCTCGGCGGGGTCTTCCGGATCACCGACGGGCTGCTCGACGAATTCGGTGCGAAGCGGGTCATCGACACCCCGCTGGCCGAATCCGGGATCGTCGGAACGGCTGTGGGACTCGCGTTCCGCGGCTACCGTCCCGTGGTCGAGATCCAGTTCGACGGCTTCGTCTACCCGGCGTTCGATCAGATCGTGGCGCAGGTCGCCAAGCTGCACTACCGCACACAGGGGCGTGTCCGGATGCCCATCACCATCCGCATCCCCTGGGCCGGGGGCATCGGTGCCGCCGAGCATCACTCGGAGTCGCCGGAGGCCTACTTCGTGCACACCGCAGGGCTCAGGGTGATCGCCGTGTCGAACCCCGAGGACGCCTACCGCAGCCTGCGCCAGGCGATCGCCTCCGACGACCCGGTGATCTTCTTCGAGCCCAAGCGGCTCTACCACCACAAGGGACAGGTCGATCTCGATGCGCCGCTGGCGGACGCCGCGCCGATGGGTCTCGCCCGCGTCGTGCGCACGGGCGCGGATGCCACGCTCATCACCTATGGGGCGATGGTGACGACGGCGCTGCAGGCCGCAGAAGCCGCGGAGGATGAGGGGATCTCGCTCGAGGTCATCGACCTGCGGTCCCTGTCGCCGGTCGACTACGGCACCGTCGCGGCGTCGGTGCGCAAGACCGGTCGCGTCGTCGTCGCGCATGAGGCCTCGCGAGAGGCCGGGGTCGCCGCCGAGGTCATCGCCAGCATCACCGAGCGGTGCTTCGAGTACCTCGAGTCCGCTCCGCTGCGGGTCACGGGACACGACGTGCCGTATCCGCCGGCGAAGCTCGAGAAATACCACCTTCCCGATCTCGACCGAGTGCTGGATGCGGTCGACAGGGTGCTGGACCGCCCGCACAGCCTGACAGGAGCGGACGCATGA
- a CDS encoding dihydrolipoamide acetyltransferase family protein, translated as MIAEFRLPDLGEGLAEAEVVQWLVAPGDEVALNQTLAEVETAKAVVELPSPYEGRVTVLHAGAGETVLVGAPLIAFEVAGSDGASKPQSPSEEARGEEKAQPNLVGYGAAPSSAGRPARRARRTEAAPRAADIAVLEAAPHDASPRASVETTVERPRSTPPVRAYAKRRGIDLALVATVVGDRVITRDDIDDYGRRIDGAAPDVVPHPVPDDVSDAVSATASGARDGRRETRIPIRGVRKHTAAAMVESAFTAPHVTIFHTVDVTATMELLASLKEDRALTDHRIGPLAVIAKAVCLALGRAPELNARWEAGSGEIVRYDYVDLGIAAATERGLIVPHIRDAQTLTLVELADALGSLAATARSGRTSPAELLGGTFSISNIGVFGVDAGTPILPPGQSGILAVGAVRRQPWEYRGEIALRQMMTLSLSFDHRLVDGAEGARFLRDVADVLEQPGRAMLLR; from the coding sequence ATGATCGCGGAGTTCCGACTGCCCGACCTCGGCGAAGGTCTCGCCGAGGCGGAGGTGGTGCAGTGGCTCGTCGCGCCGGGCGATGAGGTGGCCCTGAATCAGACGCTGGCCGAGGTCGAGACCGCGAAGGCCGTGGTCGAGCTGCCCTCGCCGTACGAAGGCCGGGTGACCGTGCTGCACGCCGGGGCAGGCGAGACCGTCCTGGTGGGCGCGCCCCTCATCGCATTCGAGGTCGCGGGATCCGACGGTGCCTCGAAGCCGCAGAGCCCGTCCGAGGAGGCGCGCGGGGAGGAGAAGGCGCAGCCGAACCTGGTCGGATACGGAGCCGCCCCCTCATCGGCCGGCAGACCCGCCCGCCGGGCCCGTCGCACCGAGGCGGCGCCGCGAGCCGCAGACATCGCCGTCCTGGAGGCGGCCCCGCACGATGCGTCACCCCGCGCGAGCGTGGAGACGACGGTCGAGCGGCCTCGATCGACGCCACCCGTGAGGGCGTACGCGAAGCGCCGGGGGATCGATCTCGCTCTGGTCGCCACGGTGGTGGGCGATCGTGTCATCACCCGAGACGACATCGACGACTACGGGCGACGCATCGACGGTGCCGCGCCCGATGTCGTGCCCCACCCCGTGCCCGACGACGTGTCCGACGCGGTGTCTGCCACGGCGTCTGGCGCGCGCGACGGTCGACGGGAGACGCGTATTCCCATCCGCGGCGTGCGCAAGCACACCGCGGCGGCCATGGTCGAGAGCGCGTTCACGGCTCCACACGTCACGATCTTCCACACCGTCGACGTCACCGCGACCATGGAGCTGCTGGCGTCGCTCAAGGAGGACCGTGCACTCACAGATCATCGGATCGGTCCGCTCGCCGTCATCGCCAAGGCCGTCTGCCTGGCCCTGGGCCGGGCACCGGAGCTGAACGCTCGGTGGGAGGCCGGATCCGGCGAGATCGTCCGCTACGACTACGTCGATCTCGGTATCGCCGCGGCGACCGAGCGCGGACTGATAGTGCCACACATCCGCGACGCGCAGACGCTCACCCTCGTAGAGCTGGCCGATGCGCTGGGCTCTCTCGCAGCGACCGCGCGGTCGGGCAGGACCTCGCCCGCCGAACTCCTCGGCGGTACCTTCTCGATCTCCAACATCGGAGTCTTCGGTGTGGATGCGGGGACGCCGATCCTTCCCCCGGGACAGTCCGGCATCCTCGCGGTCGGCGCCGTCCGGCGTCAGCCTTGGGAGTACCGCGGCGAGATCGCACTGCGACAGATGATGACACTGAGTCTGTCGTTCGATCACCGCCTGGTGGACGGCGCCGAGGGTGCGCGCTTCCTCCGCGACGTCGCTGACGTCTTGGAGCAGCCGGGGCGGGCGATGCTGCTCAGGTGA
- a CDS encoding TetR/AcrR family transcriptional regulator, with product MTSPVTARDRAKAERSDAILREAARLFARSGYNGVSLEDIGAAVGVSGPAVYRHFAGKQSLLGAVLVKVSVDLVDGGSRVAAEGSTPEERMRALIEFHVEFALGHADVIRVQDRDVAHLDARDHAEVRRLQRAYIELWIETLSPLIDADADERRLRVQACFGLINSTPHSTRAAARQRSATAAVLAAMAESALRAVT from the coding sequence ATGACAAGCCCCGTCACCGCGCGCGATCGCGCCAAGGCAGAGCGCTCGGACGCGATCCTCCGCGAGGCCGCCCGGCTGTTCGCCCGGAGCGGGTACAACGGCGTGAGCCTCGAGGACATCGGTGCGGCGGTCGGCGTGTCCGGCCCCGCCGTCTATCGTCATTTCGCGGGCAAGCAGTCCCTCCTCGGTGCCGTGCTGGTGAAGGTCAGCGTCGACCTCGTCGACGGCGGATCGCGCGTTGCGGCGGAAGGCTCGACGCCCGAGGAGCGGATGCGAGCGCTGATCGAGTTCCACGTGGAGTTCGCCCTCGGCCATGCGGATGTGATCCGCGTGCAGGACCGGGATGTGGCGCATCTCGATGCGCGCGACCACGCAGAGGTCCGGCGCCTGCAGCGCGCCTACATCGAGCTGTGGATCGAGACCCTCTCCCCCCTCATCGACGCCGACGCGGATGAGAGGCGACTGCGGGTGCAGGCGTGCTTCGGACTCATCAACTCCACGCCGCACAGCACCAGGGCGGCCGCCAGACAGCGCTCCGCCACCGCGGCCGTGCTGGCCGCGATGGCGGAATCGGCTCTGCGCGCGGTCACCTGA
- a CDS encoding carboxyl transferase domain-containing protein: protein MPATQQELAAELHQRLMSAARGGPEQSRQRHLARGKLLPRDRVARLLDEGSPFLEISPLAAEGLYGGEAPAAGVIAGIGLVHGRHVMVVCNDATVKGGTYLPLTVKKHLRAQEIALENLLPCLYLVDSGGAFLPKQDEVFPDREHFGRIFYNQARMSAAGIPQLAAVLGSCTAGGAYVPAMSDETVIVRDQGTIFLGGPPLVKAAIGEIVSAEELGGGEMHARRSGVVDHLAEDDEHALEILRDIVATLPAPAGPSWEVHETRAPAEEGSLYDVVPVDVNAAYDVHEVIDRLVDGDSFHEFKAEYATTLITGFARLHGHPIGIVANNGVLFSESALKGAHFIELCDQRGIPLLFLQNITGFMVGSDAEAGGIAKDGAKMVTAVASTRAPKLTVIIGGSFGAGNYSMCGRAYSPRFLWTWPASRISVMGGAQAASVLGTVKEDQLAAKGEAWDQDERAAFERPIRETYETQGEPYYATARLWDDGIIDPTETRDRLGLALDVIARSPLPEPRFGLFRM from the coding sequence ATGCCGGCAACCCAGCAGGAGCTCGCGGCGGAGCTGCACCAGCGACTTATGTCGGCGGCGCGGGGCGGTCCCGAGCAGTCCAGGCAGAGGCACCTCGCGCGGGGCAAGCTGCTGCCGCGCGACCGTGTCGCCCGGCTGCTCGACGAGGGCAGCCCGTTCCTCGAGATCTCACCGCTGGCCGCCGAGGGACTCTACGGGGGAGAGGCTCCCGCTGCGGGTGTCATCGCCGGGATCGGGCTCGTGCACGGTCGCCACGTGATGGTGGTGTGCAACGACGCGACCGTCAAGGGGGGAACCTACCTGCCGCTCACGGTCAAGAAGCACCTGCGTGCGCAGGAGATCGCCCTCGAGAACCTGTTGCCGTGCCTGTATCTGGTGGACTCGGGCGGAGCGTTCCTGCCGAAGCAGGATGAGGTGTTCCCTGATCGGGAGCACTTCGGCCGCATCTTCTACAACCAGGCGCGGATGTCGGCTGCGGGCATCCCTCAGCTGGCCGCGGTGCTCGGTTCATGCACGGCGGGTGGCGCATACGTGCCGGCGATGAGCGACGAGACCGTGATCGTGCGCGATCAGGGCACCATCTTCCTCGGCGGGCCCCCGTTGGTGAAGGCCGCGATCGGGGAGATCGTCTCGGCCGAAGAACTCGGCGGGGGCGAGATGCATGCCAGACGCAGCGGCGTCGTCGATCACCTCGCGGAGGACGACGAGCACGCCCTCGAGATCCTCCGGGACATCGTGGCCACTCTGCCGGCACCTGCCGGCCCCTCATGGGAGGTGCACGAGACTCGCGCTCCCGCCGAAGAGGGGTCGCTGTACGACGTCGTGCCGGTCGATGTGAACGCGGCCTACGACGTGCACGAGGTGATCGACCGCCTCGTCGACGGCGACTCGTTCCACGAGTTCAAGGCCGAATACGCCACGACGTTGATCACCGGCTTCGCTCGTCTGCACGGACACCCGATCGGAATCGTCGCCAACAACGGCGTTCTCTTCAGCGAATCGGCACTCAAGGGCGCGCACTTCATCGAACTGTGCGATCAGCGCGGCATCCCGCTGCTGTTCCTGCAGAACATCACCGGTTTCATGGTCGGATCCGACGCAGAGGCCGGCGGGATCGCGAAGGACGGGGCCAAGATGGTCACCGCCGTGGCGAGCACGCGCGCGCCCAAGCTCACGGTGATCATCGGAGGCTCCTTCGGCGCCGGGAACTACTCGATGTGCGGCCGCGCCTACTCTCCGCGGTTCCTGTGGACCTGGCCCGCCAGCCGGATCTCCGTCATGGGCGGTGCGCAGGCCGCCTCCGTCCTCGGCACGGTCAAAGAGGACCAGCTCGCGGCGAAGGGGGAGGCCTGGGACCAGGACGAGCGCGCCGCGTTCGAGCGGCCGATCCGTGAGACGTACGAGACCCAGGGCGAGCCGTACTACGCGACCGCGCGGCTCTGGGACGACGGCATCATCGACCCGACCGAGACCCGTGACCGTCTGGGGCTCGCCCTCGACGTCATCGCCCGCAGCCCCCTGCCCGAGCCCCGCTTCGGCCTGTTCCGGATGTGA